One genomic window of Cyanobium sp. ATX 6F1 includes the following:
- a CDS encoding SOS response-associated peptidase has product MCGRFCLTTPLATLAPRLGAPLPPGLAHHYAPRIQVRPGEPLLALRQEHGRDEVALMLWGLLPDWVKDPAGANRSINARAETVDQKPSFRGAWRHRRCLLPADGFYEWSGAGAGRRPWLIRRQGGAPFWLGGLWERWIGADGSELESCCVLTTAPNALLAPIHQRMPVIIPDGLEQAWMAPCDGPELRALAPLMEPWDPAGWEARPQGGPLELTV; this is encoded by the coding sequence ATGTGCGGCCGTTTCTGCCTGACCACGCCCCTGGCGACGTTGGCGCCGAGGCTGGGGGCTCCGTTGCCGCCGGGGCTGGCCCACCACTACGCCCCCAGGATTCAGGTGCGCCCCGGTGAACCCCTGCTGGCCCTGCGCCAGGAGCACGGCCGCGATGAGGTGGCTCTGATGCTCTGGGGTCTGCTGCCCGACTGGGTCAAGGATCCCGCCGGCGCCAACAGGTCGATCAATGCCCGTGCCGAGACCGTGGACCAGAAGCCCAGCTTCCGCGGCGCCTGGCGCCACCGCCGCTGCCTGCTGCCGGCGGATGGTTTCTACGAATGGAGTGGCGCGGGAGCGGGCCGGCGGCCCTGGCTGATCCGCCGCCAAGGTGGCGCGCCCTTCTGGCTGGGGGGGCTCTGGGAGCGCTGGATCGGCGCTGATGGCAGCGAGCTGGAGAGCTGCTGCGTGCTCACCACCGCCCCGAACGCCCTGCTGGCGCCCATTCACCAGCGGATGCCGGTGATCATTCCGGACGGTCTTGAGCAGGCCTGGATGGCGCCCTGCGATGGCCCCGAGCTGCGGGCGTTGGCGCCGTTGATGGAGCCCTGGGATCCCGCGGGCTGGGAAGCACGTCCCCAGGGAGGGCCGTTGGAACTGACGGTCTGA
- a CDS encoding DUF192 domain-containing protein: MSLSLVLAALIAATPSAPKAAQSKAVEPLGPPQYLPIEAEWCLPPLASATGVLAPPRCLQLEVPRAPRQYAWGLMQRPPLAPLRGMWFRFQPAQPVSFWMHRTPEPLDMLFVAGERVVAIEAAATPCPRLPCRSYGPEQKVDGVVELAAGQAAALGLTPGSPAPIRWLTGLKPAPLHQRIGAP; this comes from the coding sequence ATGAGCCTCAGCCTCGTCCTCGCGGCCCTGATCGCCGCCACCCCCTCGGCCCCGAAAGCCGCCCAGTCCAAAGCGGTTGAACCGCTGGGCCCGCCCCAGTACCTGCCCATCGAGGCCGAATGGTGCCTGCCGCCGCTCGCCAGCGCCACGGGCGTCCTGGCGCCCCCCCGCTGCCTTCAGCTCGAGGTGCCCCGTGCCCCCCGTCAGTACGCCTGGGGGCTGATGCAGCGGCCACCCCTGGCGCCCCTGCGCGGCATGTGGTTCCGCTTCCAGCCCGCCCAGCCCGTGAGCTTCTGGATGCACCGCACCCCCGAGCCGCTCGACATGCTGTTCGTGGCTGGGGAGCGGGTGGTGGCGATCGAAGCGGCGGCGACCCCCTGCCCGCGGCTGCCCTGCCGGAGCTACGGCCCGGAGCAGAAGGTGGACGGGGTTGTGGAACTGGCGGCAGGCCAGGCGGCCGCCCTGGGGCTGACCCCCGGCAGCCCGGCGCCGATCCGCTGGCTGACCGGCCTCAAGCCGGCGCCCTTGCACCAGCGGATCGGCGCCCCCTGA
- the cbiE gene encoding precorrin-6y C5,15-methyltransferase (decarboxylating) subunit CbiE, with the protein MESQRQPGSRINDPPGERIDVLGTDAGGVDALAAPALALLRQADLVVAPERLLAGAQAWWQRETAAGRLDRPLPRLLASDRPDELMAPLGAALAAGMPAVVLASGDPLWFGIGRLLVQHLGAGALRFHPAPSSLQLAFARLGRPWQDASWISLHGRDPEPLAQRLQQRPPALAVLTDPGRGGAGAVRRILVASGLEASYGFWLCERLGHPAERVQRLAPGQPLPVDLDPLHLVLLIAEPPADPDPASLPLFGLDDGLWLQQGDRPGLMTKREVRIQLLADLELPATGVLWDLGAGVGSVGLEALRLRPELKLWALERRGGSAALIAANARRFGVTPAGILEGAAPEALAQLPDPDRVLIGGGGRDRAAILAAVLERLRPGGLVVLPLATLEALAELRPLLERSGLAVAVGQLQAWRGAPLAEGTRLAPLNPVLVLRGRRSAGARAPA; encoded by the coding sequence GTGGAATCCCAGCGGCAGCCAGGCAGCCGGATCAATGACCCGCCAGGAGAGCGCATCGACGTGCTCGGCACCGATGCCGGCGGCGTGGACGCGCTGGCGGCCCCGGCCCTGGCGCTGTTGCGCCAGGCGGATCTGGTGGTGGCGCCGGAGCGGCTGCTGGCGGGAGCCCAGGCCTGGTGGCAGCGGGAAACAGCAGCGGGTCGGCTGGATCGCCCCCTGCCCCGGCTGCTCGCCAGCGACCGGCCCGATGAACTGATGGCCCCCCTGGGGGCGGCCCTGGCGGCTGGTATGCCCGCCGTGGTGCTGGCCAGCGGCGATCCGCTCTGGTTCGGCATCGGCCGGCTGCTGGTGCAGCACCTGGGCGCCGGCGCCCTGCGCTTTCATCCCGCCCCCAGCTCCCTGCAGCTGGCTTTTGCCCGCCTGGGCCGCCCCTGGCAGGACGCCAGCTGGATCAGCCTCCACGGCCGCGACCCCGAACCCCTGGCCCAGCGGCTGCAGCAGCGCCCGCCCGCCCTGGCGGTGCTCACCGATCCCGGCCGCGGCGGCGCCGGTGCGGTGCGCCGGATCCTTGTCGCCTCAGGCCTGGAGGCGTCCTACGGCTTCTGGCTGTGCGAACGCCTGGGCCACCCGGCCGAACGCGTGCAGCGGCTGGCGCCTGGGCAGCCCCTGCCGGTGGATCTCGACCCCCTGCATCTGGTGCTGCTGATTGCCGAGCCGCCCGCCGATCCCGATCCGGCTTCCCTGCCCCTGTTCGGCCTCGACGATGGCCTCTGGCTGCAGCAGGGCGACCGGCCCGGACTGATGACCAAACGGGAGGTGCGCATCCAGCTGCTGGCGGATCTGGAGCTGCCCGCCACCGGGGTGCTCTGGGATCTGGGCGCCGGTGTGGGCAGTGTTGGCCTGGAGGCCCTGAGGCTGCGGCCGGAGTTGAAGCTCTGGGCCCTGGAGCGCCGGGGCGGCTCGGCGGCCTTGATCGCCGCCAACGCCCGACGCTTTGGGGTGACTCCCGCGGGGATCCTGGAGGGTGCTGCCCCCGAGGCCCTGGCCCAGCTGCCTGATCCCGACCGGGTGCTGATCGGCGGCGGCGGCCGCGATCGCGCCGCGATTCTTGCGGCCGTCCTGGAGCGCCTGCGGCCCGGCGGGCTGGTGGTGTTGCCCCTGGCCACCCTCGAAGCGCTCGCGGAACTGCGGCCGCTGCTGGAGCGCTCCGGCCTGGCGGTGGCGGTGGGCCAGCTTCAGGCCTGGCGCGGGGCCCCGTTGGCCGAGGGCACCCGCCTGGCGCCCCTCAACCCGGTGCTGGTGCTCAGGGGGCGCCGATCCGCTGGTGCAAGGGCGCCGGCTTGA
- a CDS encoding DUF3122 domain-containing protein: MGSLRIKHVMAVILSLALGAAGLLGLTAVPAPAWAHPIERSLESLRDLDDQSWQLVAYHQGSGDGPMRLRLVGFPGKLRLEHPTALQVRSGPFRWSLDDLTAKNPQLSSDGRSAVAEFDLEPLLADLQQNRPLRLKLPGAIDELAVPPYLVKQWRALATSGR; encoded by the coding sequence ATGGGGAGTTTGCGGATCAAGCACGTGATGGCGGTGATTCTGTCGCTCGCCCTTGGGGCCGCAGGGCTGCTGGGGCTGACGGCGGTCCCTGCGCCCGCCTGGGCCCATCCGATCGAGCGCAGCCTCGAAAGCCTGCGCGACCTCGACGACCAGAGCTGGCAGCTGGTGGCCTATCACCAGGGCTCAGGCGATGGGCCCATGCGCCTGCGGCTGGTGGGCTTCCCCGGCAAGCTACGGCTGGAGCACCCCACGGCACTGCAGGTGCGCTCGGGGCCGTTCCGCTGGAGCCTGGACGACCTCACCGCGAAGAACCCCCAGCTCTCGAGCGATGGCCGTTCGGCCGTCGCCGAATTCGATCTGGAGCCGCTGCTGGCCGATCTCCAGCAAAACCGGCCCCTGCGCCTGAAGCTCCCCGGTGCGATCGATGAGCTGGCGGTGCCGCCCTACCTGGTCAAGCAGTGGCGCGCGTTGGCGACCAGCGGCCGTTGA
- a CDS encoding potassium channel family protein: MDPLRSRVLNARARLGRRHRFFLQLFLVCVLLMVSYTLPQPLRHLSTVGQVLMVVLLIKHLGEPITFPATSRVSDCLYRALGVLALMAQATWFLTPLSFAKTGMPLLVLWSLFVTWSTLRLVHLLGQETVVNGQVLMGAAAGYLMLGLTAGLLLSVLETVHPGSFTSVHNEGGQLLVPRLRGGLAPVQVWELDFVRLNYFAFVSLTTVGYGDILPVTPVAQIASVSFSVIGPFYLAVVMGLLISRFTIQEANQGKDNRSGDGEH; this comes from the coding sequence TTGGACCCTCTCCGCAGCAGAGTTCTCAATGCCCGGGCGCGGCTGGGCCGGCGGCACCGCTTCTTCCTGCAGCTTTTTCTGGTCTGCGTGCTGTTGATGGTGAGCTACACGCTGCCGCAGCCGCTGCGCCACCTGAGCACCGTCGGCCAGGTCCTGATGGTGGTTCTGCTGATCAAGCACCTGGGTGAACCGATCACGTTCCCTGCCACCAGCCGGGTGAGCGACTGCCTCTACCGCGCCCTGGGGGTGCTCGCCCTGATGGCCCAGGCGACCTGGTTTCTGACGCCGCTCTCGTTCGCGAAAACCGGCATGCCCTTGCTGGTTCTGTGGTCGTTGTTCGTGACCTGGAGCACCCTGCGGCTGGTGCACCTGCTGGGCCAGGAGACGGTGGTGAATGGCCAGGTGCTAATGGGGGCGGCCGCCGGCTATCTGATGCTGGGCCTGACGGCGGGGTTGCTGCTGAGCGTGCTGGAGACGGTGCACCCCGGCAGCTTCACCAGCGTCCACAACGAGGGCGGGCAGTTGCTGGTGCCGCGCCTGCGGGGGGGGCTGGCGCCGGTGCAGGTCTGGGAGCTCGACTTCGTGCGGCTCAACTACTTCGCCTTCGTCAGCCTCACCACCGTGGGCTACGGCGACATCCTGCCGGTGACGCCGGTGGCCCAGATCGCCAGCGTCAGCTTCAGCGTGATCGGCCCTTTTTATCTGGCGGTGGTGATGGGGCTGCTGATCAGCCGCTTCACGATCCAGGAAGCCAACCAGGGGAAGGACAATCGATCCGGGGATGGAGAGCATTAG
- the ribD gene encoding bifunctional diaminohydroxyphosphoribosylaminopyrimidine deaminase/5-amino-6-(5-phosphoribosylamino)uracil reductase RibD, which produces MDRALELAALAEGRTSPNPLVGALVLDAGGQLVGEGFHAAAGQPHAEVGALAQAGERAKGGTLVVTLEPCCHHGRTPPCSEAVIAAGVARVVVAMADPDPRVAGRGLAQLRAAGIEVIEAVREAQARSLNRPFLHRLATGRPWGILKWAMSLDGRTALPNGVSQWISGPEARSWVHRLRARCDAVIVGGGTVRADDPLLTSRGQRQGEPLRVVLSRGLDLPDQAQLWNTALAPTLVAHGPEAPAQGRSRLERLGVERLELAACEPDALLEALAARGCNRVLWECGAELAAAALGQGCVQQLAAVVAPKLLGGPPARTPLGDLGLERIDDGPELKELALTRLGPDLLWNLEL; this is translated from the coding sequence ATGGACCGCGCCCTGGAGCTGGCGGCCCTGGCCGAAGGGCGCACCAGCCCGAACCCCCTGGTGGGGGCGCTGGTGCTCGATGCAGGCGGCCAACTGGTGGGCGAAGGCTTCCATGCCGCCGCCGGGCAGCCCCATGCGGAAGTGGGAGCCCTGGCCCAGGCGGGGGAGCGGGCGAAGGGCGGCACCCTGGTGGTGACCCTGGAGCCCTGCTGCCACCACGGCCGCACCCCCCCCTGCAGTGAGGCGGTGATCGCCGCCGGTGTGGCGCGGGTGGTGGTGGCGATGGCTGATCCCGACCCGCGCGTGGCCGGCCGCGGCCTGGCCCAGCTGCGGGCCGCCGGCATCGAGGTGATCGAAGCGGTGCGCGAGGCGCAGGCCCGCTCCCTCAACAGGCCCTTCCTCCATCGCCTGGCCACGGGCCGCCCCTGGGGGATCCTCAAGTGGGCGATGAGCCTCGATGGCCGCACAGCCCTGCCCAACGGCGTGAGCCAGTGGATCAGCGGCCCCGAGGCCCGCTCCTGGGTGCACCGGCTGCGGGCCCGCTGTGATGCGGTGATCGTGGGGGGCGGCACCGTGCGCGCCGACGACCCCCTGCTCACTTCCCGGGGGCAGCGCCAGGGCGAGCCCCTGCGGGTGGTGCTCAGCCGCGGCCTGGATCTGCCCGATCAGGCCCAGCTCTGGAACACGGCGCTGGCCCCCACCCTGGTGGCCCATGGACCGGAGGCGCCGGCGCAGGGCCGCTCCCGTCTGGAGCGCCTCGGGGTGGAGCGGCTGGAACTGGCCGCCTGCGAGCCCGACGCCCTGCTGGAGGCCTTGGCGGCGCGGGGCTGCAACCGGGTGCTCTGGGAGTGCGGAGCGGAGCTGGCCGCCGCCGCCCTGGGCCAGGGCTGCGTGCAGCAGCTGGCCGCCGTGGTGGCCCCGAAGCTGCTGGGGGGGCCGCCCGCCCGCACCCCCCTCGGCGACCTGGGCCTGGAGCGCATCGATGACGGCCCCGAGCTCAAGGAGTTGGCGCTCACCCGGCTGGGGCCTGATCTGCTCTGGAATCTCGAGCTCTGA
- a CDS encoding NAD(+) kinase gives MPCVGLIVNDGKDLAVNTADAIERRLVGAGYGVLRASSSGGMVGFANPDQHLRNLGYSACVPSDFHAEMALAVVLGGDGTVLSAARQTAPIGLPILTINTGHLGFLAEAYLNELDTVLEQLIAGRWTVEERSMLVVSVMRGEQRRWEVLCLNEMALHREPLTSMCHFEIAIGRHAPVDIAADGVILSTPTGSTAYALSAGGPVITPDCPVLQLTPIAPHSLASRALVFSDREPVTVFPATPERLMMVVDGSAGCYVWPEDRVLIRRSDHSARFIRLQDHEFFQVLRNKLGWGLPHVAKPGAHQQAP, from the coding sequence GTGCCCTGCGTCGGACTGATCGTGAACGACGGCAAGGATCTGGCCGTCAACACCGCCGATGCGATCGAGCGCCGGCTGGTGGGGGCCGGCTATGGGGTGCTGCGGGCCAGCAGCTCCGGCGGCATGGTGGGCTTCGCCAACCCCGACCAGCACCTGCGCAACCTGGGCTACAGCGCCTGCGTGCCCAGCGATTTCCACGCCGAGATGGCCCTGGCGGTGGTGCTGGGGGGGGACGGCACCGTGCTCTCGGCCGCCCGCCAGACCGCCCCGATCGGCCTGCCGATCCTGACCATCAACACGGGCCACCTGGGCTTTCTGGCGGAGGCCTACCTCAACGAACTCGACACGGTGCTCGAGCAGCTGATCGCCGGCCGCTGGACGGTTGAGGAGCGCAGCATGCTGGTGGTGAGCGTGATGCGGGGCGAGCAGCGTCGCTGGGAAGTGCTCTGCCTCAACGAGATGGCCCTGCACCGCGAGCCGCTCACGAGCATGTGCCACTTCGAGATCGCCATCGGCCGCCACGCTCCGGTGGACATCGCCGCCGACGGGGTGATCCTCTCCACCCCCACCGGCTCCACCGCCTACGCCCTCAGCGCCGGCGGACCGGTGATCACCCCCGACTGCCCCGTGCTGCAGCTCACACCGATCGCCCCCCACTCCCTGGCCTCCCGCGCCCTGGTGTTCAGCGATCGGGAGCCGGTGACGGTGTTTCCGGCCACTCCCGAGCGGCTGATGATGGTGGTGGACGGCAGCGCCGGTTGCTACGTCTGGCCGGAGGATCGCGTGCTGATCCGCCGCAGCGACCATTCCGCCCGTTTCATCCGCCTGCAGGACCATGAGTTCTTCCAGGTGCTGCGCAACAAGCTGGGCTGGGGGCTGCCCCACGTGGCCAAACCGGGCGCCCACCAGCAGGCCCCATGA
- a CDS encoding GH116 family glycosyl hydrolase, with the protein MARLGLSALHELLRGKGSGAGSSGWQAPAASWQRPFGLGWEKPYTVRYASNLDDGPNHGAPLGGFGAGCFGRGPDGAFNLWHLDGGEHWFGSLPDCQFALFEKSGSGCRAHALATAPERDDSRPGASGAPLGAWSWYPASTTGSDGNLRSTGTYAARYPLSWFRYDGVFQAAVGCEAFSPILPGDYQRSSYPVAVFRWSLSNPSDQPLELSLLLSWRNTSGWFTNTDPSAAVTFRDDGSPEHNYVPAIGATGGQHNRWVDAPGLKGVLLEGARSEPIAEGQGQWCLAVPDDLEGVEVLRCSRWDPSGDGAELWESFERDGSIPDRDDERTSAANEPASAAIALRFTLAPGASIELPVVISWDLPVTAFATGTRALRRYTDFFGAGGRQAAAIAAEALLDWRDWREQIEAWQAPVLERADLPEPLRMALLNELYDLASGGSLWTAASPSDPVGRFGVLECLDYAWYESLDVRLYGSFALLQLWPELDKAVLRDFARAIPAADPTPRPIGWYFTQGRGRVEAARKVAGATPHDLGAPNERPFDATNYTAYQDCNLWKDLASDFVLQVWRAFTLAPTGEDLRFLADCWPAAVQALRYLKTFDANNDGLPDNGGAPDQTFDDWPLEGVSAYCGALWIAALEAALAMGQRLQLELGLDTSAEQREFGGWLEQSRANFDALLWNGEFYRIDAGSGTPVVMADQLCGDFYARLLGLPPVVAEERARSALGAIKEACFERFEGGRLGVANGLRRDGTPLDPNGTHPLEVWTGINFGLAAYYRLLDETGTALSITGAVVEQVYAGGLQFRTPEAITAVGTFRACHYLRAMAIWALWATHTGWEPIPGAARRP; encoded by the coding sequence ATGGCGCGCCTCGGCCTCTCTGCCCTCCACGAGCTGTTGCGGGGCAAGGGCTCTGGAGCGGGCAGCTCCGGTTGGCAGGCCCCCGCCGCCAGCTGGCAACGGCCCTTTGGGCTGGGCTGGGAGAAGCCCTACACCGTCCGCTACGCCAGCAACCTCGACGACGGCCCCAACCACGGAGCGCCCCTGGGGGGCTTCGGGGCGGGCTGCTTCGGCCGCGGCCCCGACGGCGCCTTCAACCTCTGGCACCTGGATGGCGGTGAGCACTGGTTCGGCTCCCTGCCCGACTGCCAGTTCGCCCTGTTTGAAAAAAGCGGCAGCGGCTGCCGCGCCCACGCCCTGGCCACCGCCCCCGAACGGGACGACTCCCGCCCCGGGGCCAGCGGCGCTCCCTTGGGCGCCTGGAGCTGGTACCCCGCCAGCACCACCGGCAGCGACGGCAACCTGCGCAGCACCGGCACCTACGCCGCCCGCTACCCGCTCAGCTGGTTCCGCTACGACGGCGTGTTTCAGGCGGCGGTGGGTTGTGAGGCCTTCAGCCCGATTCTTCCCGGCGACTACCAACGCAGCAGCTACCCGGTGGCGGTCTTCCGCTGGAGTCTGAGCAACCCCAGCGATCAGCCTCTGGAGCTCTCGCTGCTGCTCAGCTGGCGCAACACCAGCGGCTGGTTCACCAACACCGACCCCAGCGCCGCCGTCACCTTCCGCGATGACGGCAGCCCGGAGCACAACTACGTGCCGGCCATCGGCGCCACCGGCGGCCAGCACAACCGCTGGGTGGACGCCCCCGGCCTCAAGGGGGTGCTGCTGGAGGGAGCGCGCAGCGAACCCATCGCCGAAGGCCAGGGCCAGTGGTGCCTGGCGGTGCCCGACGACCTGGAGGGGGTGGAGGTGCTGCGCTGCAGCCGCTGGGACCCCTCGGGCGATGGCGCCGAGCTCTGGGAGAGCTTTGAGCGTGATGGCTCGATCCCCGACCGCGACGACGAACGCACCAGCGCCGCGAACGAACCCGCCAGTGCCGCGATCGCCCTGCGCTTCACCCTGGCGCCCGGGGCCTCGATCGAGCTGCCGGTGGTGATCAGCTGGGATCTCCCCGTCACGGCGTTTGCCACCGGCACCCGCGCCCTGCGCCGCTACACCGACTTTTTCGGCGCCGGCGGGCGCCAGGCTGCGGCGATCGCCGCTGAAGCGTTGCTCGACTGGCGGGATTGGCGCGAGCAGATCGAGGCCTGGCAGGCACCGGTGCTGGAGCGGGCCGATCTGCCCGAGCCGCTACGCATGGCCCTGCTCAACGAGCTCTACGACCTGGCCAGCGGCGGCAGCCTCTGGACCGCCGCCAGCCCCAGCGATCCCGTCGGCCGCTTCGGGGTACTCGAATGCCTCGACTACGCCTGGTACGAGAGCCTCGACGTGCGCCTCTACGGCTCCTTCGCCCTGCTGCAGCTCTGGCCGGAACTCGACAAGGCGGTGCTGCGGGATTTCGCCCGCGCCATCCCCGCCGCCGACCCCACGCCGCGGCCGATCGGCTGGTACTTCACCCAGGGCCGCGGCCGGGTGGAAGCGGCCCGCAAAGTGGCCGGCGCCACCCCCCACGACCTGGGGGCCCCCAACGAACGCCCCTTCGACGCCACCAACTACACCGCCTACCAGGACTGCAACCTCTGGAAGGACCTCGCCTCCGACTTCGTGCTCCAGGTCTGGCGTGCCTTCACCCTTGCCCCCACGGGCGAAGACCTGCGGTTTCTGGCCGACTGCTGGCCGGCGGCTGTGCAGGCCCTGCGCTACCTGAAAACCTTTGATGCCAACAACGACGGCCTGCCCGACAACGGCGGCGCCCCGGATCAGACCTTCGACGACTGGCCCCTGGAGGGGGTGAGTGCCTACTGCGGTGCCCTCTGGATCGCGGCCCTGGAGGCGGCCCTGGCCATGGGCCAGCGGCTGCAGCTGGAGCTGGGGCTCGACACCAGCGCCGAGCAGCGGGAGTTCGGAGGCTGGCTGGAGCAGAGCAGGGCGAACTTTGACGCGCTGCTCTGGAACGGCGAGTTCTACCGCATCGATGCCGGCAGCGGCACACCGGTGGTGATGGCCGACCAGCTCTGCGGTGATTTCTATGCCCGCCTGCTGGGGCTGCCGCCGGTGGTGGCCGAGGAGCGGGCGCGCTCCGCCCTGGGCGCCATCAAGGAGGCCTGCTTCGAGCGCTTCGAGGGGGGCCGGCTCGGGGTGGCCAACGGCCTGCGCCGTGACGGCACCCCGCTCGATCCCAACGGCACCCATCCGCTTGAGGTCTGGACCGGCATCAACTTCGGCCTGGCCGCCTATTACCGGCTGCTGGACGAGACGGGCACCGCCCTTTCGATCACCGGCGCCGTGGTCGAGCAGGTGTATGCGGGCGGACTGCAGTTCCGCACCCCGGAGGCGATCACGGCTGTCGGCACCTTCCGGGCCTGCCACTACCTGCGGGCGATGGCGATCTGGGCCCTCTGGGCCACCCACACCGGCTGGGAGCCGATCCCCGGTGCGGCCAGGCGGCCCTGA
- the pheS gene encoding phenylalanine--tRNA ligase subunit alpha has protein sequence MSAPLSLQALTDQLEQLEAQASAEIAAADSPAALEALRVSLLGKKGRLSGVLGAMGRLPADERPLVGQRANVLKELVQAQLGERLAGMKATALAEKLERERLDVTAPSTYTPVGHRHPLITTTEEIVDIFCGLGYRVEEGPEIETDHYNFTALNIPPHHPARDMQDTFYLSEHELLRTHTSPVQIRHLEKNPPPVRIVAPGRVYRRDAVDATHSPVFHQVELLAIDEGLDFSHLRGTVTAFLQAFFGDLPVRFRASYFPFTEPSAEVDVQWRGRWLEVMGCGMVDPAVLEGLGLDPERWSGFAAGLGVERFAMVRHGIDDIRRLFSSDLRFLEQF, from the coding sequence GTGAGCGCCCCATTGAGCCTGCAGGCGCTCACCGACCAGTTGGAGCAGCTTGAAGCCCAGGCCAGCGCTGAGATCGCCGCCGCGGACAGTCCGGCCGCGCTTGAAGCCCTACGGGTGTCCCTGCTGGGCAAGAAAGGCCGCCTCTCCGGGGTGCTTGGCGCCATGGGGCGGCTGCCCGCCGACGAGCGCCCGCTGGTGGGCCAACGGGCCAACGTGCTCAAGGAACTGGTGCAGGCGCAGCTGGGGGAGCGCCTGGCGGGGATGAAGGCAACGGCCCTGGCCGAGAAGCTGGAGCGCGAGCGGCTGGATGTGACCGCCCCGAGCACCTACACCCCGGTGGGCCACCGCCACCCCCTGATCACCACCACCGAGGAGATCGTCGACATCTTTTGCGGCCTGGGCTACCGGGTGGAGGAGGGCCCGGAGATCGAAACCGACCACTACAACTTCACCGCCCTCAACATCCCGCCCCACCACCCGGCGCGGGACATGCAGGACACCTTTTACCTCTCGGAGCACGAACTGCTGCGCACCCACACCTCGCCGGTGCAGATCCGCCACCTGGAGAAGAACCCACCCCCGGTGCGGATCGTGGCGCCCGGGCGCGTCTACCGCCGTGATGCGGTCGATGCCACCCATTCGCCGGTGTTCCACCAGGTGGAGCTGCTGGCAATCGACGAGGGGCTGGATTTCAGCCACCTGCGCGGCACGGTGACCGCCTTCCTGCAGGCCTTCTTCGGCGACCTGCCGGTGCGCTTCCGGGCCAGCTATTTCCCCTTCACCGAGCCGTCGGCCGAGGTGGATGTGCAGTGGCGGGGCCGCTGGCTGGAGGTGATGGGCTGCGGCATGGTCGATCCGGCGGTGCTCGAAGGCCTGGGGCTCGATCCGGAGCGCTGGAGCGGCTTCGCCGCCGGCCTGGGGGTGGAGCGGTTCGCCATGGTGCGCCACGGCATCGACGACATCCGCCGGTTGTTCAGCAGCGACCTGCGCTTCCTCGAACAGTTCTGA
- a CDS encoding winged-helix domain-containing protein, producing MTRVLLLGRTSHPLASRLSASGYEPLCLSLEDLALPQQRALLVDPPPAVVVLAAETQSAIALLRQDLPGVPLLLDIGSDGVDARSSCLSAGADDFWLSGSPPSDLLLRLRLHARVMDRSSGRSPLLQLADLSLDPGNRTVRRGQRLVALTAREYGLLVHLLEHSGQILSREQILAAAWKGQQGVASNVVEVYVRYLRQKLEEGGERRLLHTLRGRGYSLSDGLPDQGIPHQEPPEA from the coding sequence ATGACCCGGGTGCTCCTGCTGGGACGCACCTCCCATCCCCTGGCCTCGCGCCTGAGCGCCTCGGGCTATGAGCCCCTCTGCCTGAGCCTGGAGGACCTGGCCCTGCCCCAGCAACGCGCCCTGCTGGTGGATCCGCCCCCGGCCGTGGTGGTGCTGGCGGCGGAGACCCAGTCGGCCATCGCCCTGCTGCGCCAGGACCTGCCCGGGGTGCCGCTGCTGCTGGACATCGGCAGCGACGGCGTCGACGCCCGCTCCAGCTGCCTCAGCGCCGGGGCCGATGATTTCTGGCTCTCGGGTTCCCCCCCCAGCGATCTGCTGCTGCGGCTGCGGCTGCATGCTCGGGTGATGGACCGCAGCAGCGGCCGCTCACCGCTGCTGCAGCTGGCGGACCTGAGCCTCGACCCCGGCAACCGCACGGTGCGGCGCGGGCAGCGCCTGGTGGCCCTCACCGCCCGGGAGTACGGCCTGCTGGTGCACCTGCTGGAGCACTCCGGTCAGATTCTGAGCCGCGAGCAGATCCTGGCGGCGGCGTGGAAGGGGCAACAGGGAGTGGCCAGCAATGTGGTGGAGGTCTACGTGCGTTACCTGCGCCAGAAGCTCGAAGAAGGAGGCGAGCGGCGTTTGCTGCACACGTTGCGGGGGCGCGGGTACAGCCTCAGTGACGGGCTCCCCGACCAGGGGATCCCCCACCAGGAGCCCCCCGAAGCATGA